Proteins found in one Brachypodium distachyon strain Bd21 chromosome 5, Brachypodium_distachyon_v3.0, whole genome shotgun sequence genomic segment:
- the LOC100824033 gene encoding protein DETOXIFICATION 16 isoform X2, whose translation MSSSLDTLCGQAFGAKQYHLLGIYKQRAIFVLTLVSVVVAVIWAYTGQILLFFGLDPEIAMGAGTYIRWLTPALFVYGPLQCQIRFLRTQNIVLPVMLSSGVMALSHVLVCWLLVYKLGLGNSGAALANTISYLVNFLVLALYVRFSQSCKNTWTGLSTEAFHDILSFLRLAVPSALMVCLEWWSFDLMVLLTGFLPNPKLEASVLSISLNTVVLVFRIPSGLGAAISTRVANELGAGRPHAARLATRVIMALGVVSGVSLGLLVILVRNLWGYAYSNEEEVVKYVARIMPILAVTFLFDDLQCVLSGILRGCGFQKIGAIINLSAYYLVGIPAALCFAFLYHFGGMGMWLGIVCGLVVQVLLLLFITLSTNWEKEALKAKNRVFGSSPPTDSTT comes from the exons ATGTCGAGCAGCTTGGACACACTGTGTGGGCAAGCCTTCGGAGCAAAGCAGTACCATCTTCTTGGTATCTACAAGCAGAGAGCAATCTTTGTGCTCACTCTGGTGAGTGTTGTGGTTGCTGTAATCTGGGCCTACACCGGCCAGATCCTTCTGTTCTTCGGCCTGGACCCAGAAATTGCCATGGGAGCAGGGACTTACATCCGGTGGTTGACTCCAGCATTGTTTGTGTATGGACCGCTTCAATGCCAAATCCGGTTCCTGCGGACACAAAACATTGTCCTCCCAGTGATGCTGAGCTCTGGTGTCATGGCCCTGAGCCATGTCCTGGTTTGCTGGTTGCTGGTTTACAAGCTTGGCCTGGGCAACAGTGGTGCTGCCTTGGCCAATACCATCTCTTACCTGGTCAATTTTTTAGTCTTGGCTCTCTATGTCAGGTTCTCTCAATCTTGTAAGAACACATGGACAGGGTTATCAACGGAGGCATTTCATGACATCCTTAGTTTCTTGAGGCTCGCCGTTCCATCTGCTCTGATGGTTTG TTTGGAGTGGTGGTCATTCGACCTCATGGTACTTCTTACTGGATTTCTCCCAAATCCTAAGCTCGAGGCGTCAGTATTGTCCATCAG TTTAAATACGGTTGTGTTAGTATTCAGGATCCCCTCTGGGCTTGGTGCAGCTATAAG CACCCGTGTCGCAAATGAGCTTGGTGCTGGGCGACCGCATGCTGCCCGCCTAGCTACCCGTGTGATCATGGCCCTGGGTGTCGTGTCAGGCGTATCACTCGGTCTTCTTGTGATTTTAGTGCGCAATTTGTGGGGTTATGCATACAGCAACGAGGAGGAAGTGGTGAAGTACGTTGCCAGAATTATGCCCATTCTTGCCGTCACATTCTTGTTTGATGACCTGCAGTGTGTTCTTTCAG GTATTCTTAGGGGTTGTGGCTTCCAAAAGATTGGCGCCATCATCAATCTCAGTGCATACTATCTTGTTGGCATTCCGGCAGCTTTATGTTTTGCTTTTCTCTACCACTTTGGTGGAATG GGAATGTGGCTCGGAATAGTCTGCGGGCTTGTTGTGCAGGTGCTATTGCTCTTGTTCATTACCTTGTCCACCAACTGGGAGAAAGAA GCTTTGAAGGCGAAGAACAGAGTTTTCGGTTCGTCCCCACCTACAGACTCGACGACATGA
- the LOC100824033 gene encoding protein DETOXIFICATION 16 isoform X1: MVPSMEEPLVASNTEKTQGPGHSLVVIEVKKQLYLAGPLIAGGLLQNVVQMISVMFVGHLGELALSSASIATSFAGVTGFSLLAGMSSSLDTLCGQAFGAKQYHLLGIYKQRAIFVLTLVSVVVAVIWAYTGQILLFFGLDPEIAMGAGTYIRWLTPALFVYGPLQCQIRFLRTQNIVLPVMLSSGVMALSHVLVCWLLVYKLGLGNSGAALANTISYLVNFLVLALYVRFSQSCKNTWTGLSTEAFHDILSFLRLAVPSALMVCLEWWSFDLMVLLTGFLPNPKLEASVLSISLNTVVLVFRIPSGLGAAISTRVANELGAGRPHAARLATRVIMALGVVSGVSLGLLVILVRNLWGYAYSNEEEVVKYVARIMPILAVTFLFDDLQCVLSGILRGCGFQKIGAIINLSAYYLVGIPAALCFAFLYHFGGMGMWLGIVCGLVVQVLLLLFITLSTNWEKEALKAKNRVFGSSPPTDSTT, translated from the exons ATGGTGCCAAGCATGGAGGAGCCCCTTGTTGCGAGCAACACTGAGAAGACACAAGGGCCAGGACACAGCCTTGTGGTGATTGAGGTCAAGAAGCAGCTTTACCTTGCTGGCCCTCTCATCGCCGGAGGCCTCCTACAGAACGTCGTCCAGATGATATCTGTCATGTTTGTCGGTCATCTCGGCGAGCTTGCTCTCTCCAGTGCCTCCATCGCCACATCCTTTGCCGGTGTCACCGGCTTCAGCTTGCTG GCAGGCATGTCGAGCAGCTTGGACACACTGTGTGGGCAAGCCTTCGGAGCAAAGCAGTACCATCTTCTTGGTATCTACAAGCAGAGAGCAATCTTTGTGCTCACTCTGGTGAGTGTTGTGGTTGCTGTAATCTGGGCCTACACCGGCCAGATCCTTCTGTTCTTCGGCCTGGACCCAGAAATTGCCATGGGAGCAGGGACTTACATCCGGTGGTTGACTCCAGCATTGTTTGTGTATGGACCGCTTCAATGCCAAATCCGGTTCCTGCGGACACAAAACATTGTCCTCCCAGTGATGCTGAGCTCTGGTGTCATGGCCCTGAGCCATGTCCTGGTTTGCTGGTTGCTGGTTTACAAGCTTGGCCTGGGCAACAGTGGTGCTGCCTTGGCCAATACCATCTCTTACCTGGTCAATTTTTTAGTCTTGGCTCTCTATGTCAGGTTCTCTCAATCTTGTAAGAACACATGGACAGGGTTATCAACGGAGGCATTTCATGACATCCTTAGTTTCTTGAGGCTCGCCGTTCCATCTGCTCTGATGGTTTG TTTGGAGTGGTGGTCATTCGACCTCATGGTACTTCTTACTGGATTTCTCCCAAATCCTAAGCTCGAGGCGTCAGTATTGTCCATCAG TTTAAATACGGTTGTGTTAGTATTCAGGATCCCCTCTGGGCTTGGTGCAGCTATAAG CACCCGTGTCGCAAATGAGCTTGGTGCTGGGCGACCGCATGCTGCCCGCCTAGCTACCCGTGTGATCATGGCCCTGGGTGTCGTGTCAGGCGTATCACTCGGTCTTCTTGTGATTTTAGTGCGCAATTTGTGGGGTTATGCATACAGCAACGAGGAGGAAGTGGTGAAGTACGTTGCCAGAATTATGCCCATTCTTGCCGTCACATTCTTGTTTGATGACCTGCAGTGTGTTCTTTCAG GTATTCTTAGGGGTTGTGGCTTCCAAAAGATTGGCGCCATCATCAATCTCAGTGCATACTATCTTGTTGGCATTCCGGCAGCTTTATGTTTTGCTTTTCTCTACCACTTTGGTGGAATG GGAATGTGGCTCGGAATAGTCTGCGGGCTTGTTGTGCAGGTGCTATTGCTCTTGTTCATTACCTTGTCCACCAACTGGGAGAAAGAA GCTTTGAAGGCGAAGAACAGAGTTTTCGGTTCGTCCCCACCTACAGACTCGACGACATGA
- the LOC100824864 gene encoding 60S ribosomal protein L35-4: MARIKVHELRGKNKTELQGQLKDLKAELSLLRVAKVTGGAPNKLSKIKVVRTSIARVLTVISQKQKAALREAYKNKKLLPLDLRPKKTRAIRRRLTKHQLSLKTEREKKREKYFPTRKYAIKA; the protein is encoded by the exons ATGG CCCGGATCAAGGTGCACGAGCTGCGGGGGAAGAACAAGACGGAGCTGCAGGGCCAGCTCAAGGACCTCAAGGCGGagctctccctcctccgtgTCGCCAAGGTCACCGGCGGTGCCCCCAACAAGCTCTCCAAGAT CAAGGTGGTTCGTACCTCGATCGCGCGGGTCCTCACGGTGATCTCGCAGAAGCAGAAGGCGGCGCTGAGGGAGGCgtacaagaacaagaagctgCTCCCGCTCGACCTTCGCCCTAAGAAGACCCGTGCCATCCGCAGGCGTCTTACCAAGCACCAG CTCTCTTTGAAGACTGAGAGGGAGAAGAAGCGCGAGAAGTACTTCCCCACAAGGAAGTATGCTATCAAGGCCTAG
- the LOC100824345 gene encoding protein DETOXIFICATION 16 produces the protein MVPSMEEPLVGGTTEKTGGLLKQSLAVTEVKKQLYLAGPLIAGCLLQNVVQMISVMFVGHLGELALSSASIATSFAGVTGFSLLSGMASSLDTLCGQAFGAKQYNLLGIYKQRAILVLTLVSFVVAIIWVYTGQILLLFGQDPEIAMGAGSYIRWMIPALFVYGLLQCHVRFLQTQNIVLPVMMSSGVTAMSHVLVCWLLVYKLGMGSKGAALANGISYLVNVSILAAYIRLSPSCRSTWTGVSKEAFRDVLGFFRLAVPSALMVCLEWWSFEMLVLLSGLLPNPKLEASVLSICLNTGSLVFMIPFGLGAAISTRVSNELGAGRPEAARLATRVIMVLSLLTGVSIGFVLILVRKLWGYAYSNEEEVVEYIARMMPVLAVSIVFDDLQCVLSGVVRGCGLQKIGAYVNLSAYYLVGVPAALCFAFVYHLGGRGLWFGIMCGIIVQMLLLLSITLCTNWEKEALKAKDRVFSSSLPLDMTT, from the exons ATGGTGCCAAGCATGGAGGAGCCCCTTGTTGGTGGCACCACAGAGAAAACAGGAGGGCTGCTAAAACAGAGCCTCGCAGTGACCGAGGTGAAGAAGCAGCTCTACCTTGCCGGGCCTCTCATCGCCGGATGCCTCCTGCAGAACGTCGTCCAGATGATATCTGTCATGTTCGTCGGTCATCTCGGCGAGCTTGCTCTCTCCAGTGCCTCCATTGCCACCTCCTTTGCCGGCGTCACCGGCTTCAGCTTGCTG TCCGGCATGGCGAGCAGCTTGGACACGCTCTGTGGGCAAGCCTTCGGCGCAAAGCAGTACAATCTTCTGGGCATCTACAAGCAGAGAGCAATACTGGTGCTCACTCTTGTGAGCTTTGTGGTTGCAATAATCTGGGTTTACACGGGCCAGATACTTCTGCTCTTCGGGCAGGACCCGGAGATCGCCATGGGTGCCGGGAGCTATATCCGGTGGATGATCCCGGCGCTGTTCGTCTACGGGCTGCTGCAGTGCCATGTCCGGTTCCTGCAGACGCAGAACATCGTCCTCCCGGTGATGATGAGCTCGGGCGTCACGGCGATGAGCCATGTGCTCGTGTGCTGGCTGCTGGTGTACAAGCTTGGGATGGGCAGCAAGGGTGCTGCCTTGGCCAATGGCATCTCCTATCTGGTCAATGTCTCCATCTTGGCTGCCTACATCAGGCTCTCTCCCTCTTGCAGGAGCACTTGGACAGGGGTCTCCAAGGAGGCGTTTCGTGACGTCCTTGGCTTCTTTAGGCTTGCCGTTCCATCTGCTCTCATGGTTTG CTTGGAGTGGTGGTCGTTTGAGATGCTCGTACTTCTCTCCGGACTCCTCCCGAATCCTAAGCTCGAGGCATCGGTATTGTCCATCTG CCTAAACACTGGTTCGTTAGTATTCATGATCCCGTTCGGGCTTGGGGCCGCCATAAG CACCCGTGTTTCGAACGAGCTTGGTGCTGGGCGACCGGAAGCTGCCCGTCTGGCGACTCGTGTGATCATGGTCCTCAGTCTCCTCACGGGCGTATCAATAGGATTCGTTCTGATCTTGGTGCGCAAATTGTGGGGGTATGCTTACAGCAACGAGGAGGAAGTGGTGGAATACATTGCGAGAATGATGCCGGTTCTCGCCGTGTCAATCGTTTTTGATGATCTGCAATGTGTTCTTTCAG GTGTTGTTAGGGGCTGTGGCTTGCAAAAGATTGGTGCATATGTCAATCTCAGCGCATACTACCTTGTCGGCGTTCCAGCGGCGTTATGCTTTGCCTTTGTTTACCATCTTGGCGGAAGG GGACTGTGGTTCGGAATAATGTGCGGAATCATCGTGCAaatgctgttgctgctgtccATTACCCTGTGCACCAACTGGGAGAAAGAG GCTTTGAAGGCAAAAGACAGAGTTTTCAGTTCGTCCCTACCTCTAGATATGACGACATGA
- the LOC100825365 gene encoding uncharacterized protein LOC100825365 — translation MVSLAGEAAGAVTPEAAAPFSADWKERIMVPAAAAGVFGAGFGLLSRHRARLGALRAAATYAANLFIVAGCYGGARELARDARATTPDDLMNSVVGGLASGAVLGRIQGGHFGAVKYAVTLAVVGTALDYSALKLSPQWHGWKEHLSIDTKDWLTLPEWSPIQVLDEEALAKKREREEILFAQRALGKLNKDES, via the exons ATGGTTTCTCTggccggcgaggccgccgGCGCAGTGACGCCGGAAGCGGCGGCTCCATTCTCTGCTGACTGGAAGGAGCGGATCATGgtccccgccgcggccgccg GAGTGTTCGGAGCTGGATTCGGGCTTCTCTCGAGGCACCGGGCGCGCCTCGGCGctctccgcgccgccgctaccTACGCGGCCAACCTCTTCATCGTGGCCGGATGCTACGGAG GGGCACGTGAACTTGCAAGAGATGCTCGTGCTACAACACCTGACGACCTGATGAATTCTGTTGTTGGTGGGCTAGCAAGTGGAGCTGTTCTTGGTAGAATACAAG GTGGCCACTTTGGGGCAGTGAAATATGCAGTCACATTAGCAGTTGTGGGTACTGCATTGGATTACTCCGCACTGAAGCTGAGCCCCCAATGGCATGGTTGGAAAGAGCATCTCTCTATAGATACAAAAGACTGGCTTACTCTACCCGAATGGTCACCTATCCAAGTACTGGATGAGGAGGCCTTAGCGAAGAAACGAGAGCGCGAGGAGATTCTGTTTGCGCAACGAGCCCTCGGTAAACTTAACAAGGATGAATCCTAG